The Paenibacillus sp. FSL R7-0204 genome includes a region encoding these proteins:
- a CDS encoding winged helix-turn-helix transcriptional regulator, whose amino-acid sequence MEEHQLTMCPRFETAFSFLGKRWNGLIIQTLMSGPKRFKDISGLIPSMSDKMLSERMKDLECEGILVRHVYPETPVRIEYELTVKGRALEPVMQQIQSWAESWVE is encoded by the coding sequence ATGGAAGAACATCAACTGACGATGTGCCCGAGATTTGAGACGGCTTTTTCGTTTCTGGGCAAGCGTTGGAACGGACTCATTATTCAGACCTTGATGAGCGGCCCCAAGCGGTTCAAGGATATTTCCGGACTGATTCCGTCAATGAGCGATAAGATGCTGTCCGAGCGCATGAAGGATCTGGAATGCGAGGGCATTCTGGTACGTCATGTGTACCCGGAGACACCGGTGCGCATTGAGTATGAATTAACAGTGAAGGGCCGTGCGCTTGAGCCGGTCATGCAGCAAATCCAGTCCTGGGCCGAGAGCTGGGTGGAGTAG
- a CDS encoding Gfo/Idh/MocA family protein: MKLPVRKRVALIGIGDIARKVYLPLLSRHDQAEVVGVLSHASATVERAVQAYRLQRGTTELTELLSWDLDAVFIHSPTTTHYELVTSCLEHGVSVYVDKPLSYDLEESRRMAELAENKGLLLGVGFNRRYAPMYAAAKSWLHKAGGISQSTAVKHRTKLQQGSSHETIHDDLIHMLDLLLWLSGGDYELLHSSLKADAEGRLLHASGMLGWENGTTGHYSMVRDAGADLEKLELHGHGRSVEVTDMERVILYEQGSLPRTQNFGSWDTVLERRGFSGAVRHYLSNIATPEQCGISASAVLPSHELAARLSR, translated from the coding sequence ATGAAACTACCTGTCCGCAAAAGAGTGGCACTGATCGGCATTGGCGATATTGCCCGTAAAGTCTATTTGCCGCTGCTCTCCCGGCATGATCAGGCCGAGGTGGTGGGTGTGCTCAGCCATGCCTCTGCTACGGTCGAGCGGGCAGTCCAGGCTTATCGCCTTCAGCGGGGCACAACCGAGCTTACGGAGCTGCTGTCCTGGGATCTGGATGCTGTGTTCATACATAGTCCTACAACTACGCACTATGAGCTGGTAACCTCTTGCCTGGAGCATGGGGTGTCCGTGTATGTGGACAAGCCGCTCTCCTATGATCTGGAGGAATCCCGCCGGATGGCAGAGCTTGCTGAGAACAAGGGACTGCTGCTGGGAGTGGGCTTCAACCGCCGCTATGCCCCGATGTATGCCGCCGCCAAATCATGGCTGCATAAGGCCGGAGGCATCAGCCAATCCACCGCAGTCAAACATCGTACGAAGCTGCAGCAGGGCAGCAGCCATGAGACGATCCATGATGACCTAATTCATATGCTGGATCTGCTGCTCTGGCTGTCCGGCGGGGATTATGAGCTGCTGCACAGCAGCCTGAAGGCGGATGCGGAGGGGCGGCTTCTGCACGCCTCGGGAATGCTTGGCTGGGAGAACGGGACCACCGGCCATTACAGCATGGTTCGGGATGCCGGGGCCGATCTGGAGAAGCTGGAGCTGCATGGACATGGCAGATCGGTTGAGGTGACCGACATGGAACGGGTTATATTATATGAGCAGGGCTCGTTGCCGCGCACTCAGAACTTCGGCAGCTGGGATACAGTACTGGAGCGCAGGGGCTTCAGCGGCGCGGTCAGACATTATCTCAGCAATATAGCGACACCGGAGCAATGCGGTATTTCCGCTTCGGCCGTATTGCCGAGCCATGAATTAGCAGCAAGACTAAGCCGCTGA